DNA from Streptomyces sp. NBC_01260:
GACGGTGCCGAGGTAGATGTAGGCGCGTTTCTCGTAGCGGGTCGCGACGGCGCGGAAGCCTTTGAGGCGGTTGATGGTGCGTTCGACGGTGTTGCGCTTCTTGTAGAGCTCGCTGTCGAAACCGGTAGGCCGACCGCCGCGTGAACCTCGGTTCTTGCGGTGTCTCTGCTGGTCGAGACGTTCGGGGATGGTGTGCCGGATTCCGCGTCGTCGCAGGTAGCGGCGGTTCTTCCGGGACGTGTAGGCCTTGTCCGCCAAGACATGGTCGGGCCGGGTGCGTGGCCGGCCGACTCCGGCTCGCGGCACCAGAACCTGTTCCAGCACCCGCTCGAGCTGGGGTCCGTCTCCGTAGTGTCCGGGTGTCAGGACGAAGGCGAGGGGCCGGCATCGTCCCTCGGCAACGAGGTGGATCTTGGTGGTGAATCCTCCGCGGGAACGTCCCAGACATTCGCCGACCTGACCACCTCCTCCAGGCGGATGGTCAGTCTCCGCAGTACCGGATCGACCTGGTTCGTCCCCCACTTGGCCCCCCTTTGAGGGACGGCGGCCGGGGGCGCTTTCCTCGCACCGGCGGCGTGCTGGTGGGCTCGCACGGCTGTCGAGTCCACCGACACGTCCCAGTCGATGCCGCCCTCGGCGTCCTCGGCTACCTGGATGCGAGACAGCAGCATCTGCCAGGTTCCATCGGCTGACCAGCGACGATGTCGTTTATAGACCGTCTCCCATGGCCCGAATCGCTCCGGCAGATCCCGCCACTGCACGCCGGTCCGCACCCGGTAGAGAACCCCGTTGATCACCCGGCGGTGATCGCTCCACCGACCTCCACGCGTACCACCAGGAGGTAGGAACGACTCCAGCCGATCCCACTCCGCATTCGTCAGATCCCCACGGCCCATGAACCCAGCCTGGCCCCAACACCCCTCGCAGGTCAGGAGATCCGAGAAACAGGACCTAATACTCCAGCCGGACTTCTTCATTGGCGCTGGTCAACGGCTTGGGCGTGGGGAGTGTAGCGGGCTGGAACGGGAGTGGGGCGGTTCTTTGCCGGGCCGTCCCACGAACGTGTGGCCGCGCTGCTTGGAGTGGCAACGTTCCGGGCAGCCCGCTCGCATGAGTGATTCACCAACGGGCCTGTGGGAAGAGGGACTTGCTGAGCTGCTCTTGCGGATCGGAGGACGTTTTTCCCGCGTGGAATCCCGGCGTCGGATGCGGGACTACGTTCGTGGGCTTCTTGGCCCTGTGGGCCGCAAGAACGGCTGGCAGCTCGCCGAATACGCTGGCCACGCCACCCCCGACGGGCTGCAGCACCTGCTTTCCCGGAGTCGCTGGGAGGCCGACGAGGTCCGCGATGACCTGCACACCTACGTCGCCGAGTACCTCGGTGCGGACAACGGCGTGCTGATCATCGACGACACCGGCTTCGTGAAGAAGGGCACCACCTCCGCCGGCGTCCAACGCCAGTATTCCGGCACCGCAGGCCGCACCGAGAATTGCCAGATCGGGGTCTTCGCCGCCTACGCCACCTTCCGCGGCCACACCCTGGTCGACCGCGAGCTCTACCTGCCCAAGTCCTGGACCGAGGACCGTGAACGCTGTCGGGCTGCCCGTGTCCCCGACGACCGCGTCTTCGCCACCAAGGGAGAGCTGGCGCGGGCCATCATCCTGCGTGCCCTCGCCTCGCCCCTGCCCGTCGGCTGGGTCACCGCGGACTCCGCCTACGGCCAGGACTCCCACTTCCGCCGCTTCCTCGAAGACCACCAGCTCTCCTACGTCGTGGCCGTGCCCAAGTCCCAGCAGGTCCACGGTCCGCGCATCGACCACCTCATCGGCCACGCCCCGCCCGAAGCCTGGCAGCGGCTGTCAGCAGGAAGCGGCGCGAAGGGCGAGCGTTTCTACGACTGGGCCGCAGCCCGCCTGCCCGCTGTGTGGGAATTCGACGGCGACGAACCGACCCGGCAGCGCTGGATGCTGGCCCGCCGCAGCATCGCCAAGCCCGACGAACTCGCCTACTACCTCGCCAGCGCACCCCTGGAAGCCACCGTCGCCGACCTCGTACGCGTCGCCGGCTGCCGCTGGAAGGTCGAGGAATGCTTCCAGAGCGCGAAGAACGAATGCGGCCTGGACCAGTACGAAGTCCGCCGCTACGTGGGCTGGTACCGGCACATCACACTCGCGATGCTCGCGCATGCCTTCCTCGCAGTCCTGGCCGGCCAGGAACGAGAAAAGGGGGCACCGAGCGGGACACACCCGACCTCGTGGACCTCACACCGGCCGAAATTCGACGTCTGCTGGCAGTTGAACCCAGCCGCCGTACTCCGGACCGCGACCACGCGATGAGGTGGTCCCACTGGCGTCGCCGACATCAAGCACGCGCCCGCCACTGCCACTACAAGCGGCGCGGCCACACGTTCGTGGGACGGCCCGGCAAAGAACCGCCCCACTCCCGTTCCAGCCCGCTACACTCCCCACGCCCAAGCCGTTGACCAGCGCCAATGAAGAAGTCCGGCTGGAGTACTAAGCCTGTCCGGCTGATCATGCCGGGGTGACGGCGTCTGGCACGGCACCTCGCAGCGTTCCCGAAACGACCGAACCCCTTCGATGTCAGCTCTGGCGCCTTGCGGTGCACCGCGCCGGACGCCGCGCCTTACCCGGCCCTGATCCGTCGGACAGCCGCTGGTGCTGCTCCGCGCAAGTTCGTGGAGGGCTGTCGGCAGGCGCGCTGGACACGTCGGAGGTGTCAGGCGAAGGAGAACTGTGCGGCGGCTTCGGCGGGCGTGGTTGCCTGGCGGCGTCCGGGGACATCGTGGACGGTGGTTGCGCCCTCGGAGCGGAGCTGCTCGGCGCCGGCGTCCCGGATCATGATCGTGGCGTAGGCACGGACGTCTTCGGCGGTGAGGTCCGTGCGGCGTCGCTCCGTGTACTGCTGAACGAGGTCGGTGACGGCCGGGTTGAATCGCAGCATGGTTACCGGGGCGTTGAAGCGCCTGGCGATGGCGATGAGCCGTGCGCGCGCCTGCGGTGTGACGTTCGTTGACTCGGCGACAGCGCTGCGTCCGGTAGCGAGCCTGGCGACGATCCTGCGGTCACGTTCGTCGAAGATCCGTGCGTCCGCCTCGTCGGATTCCGCTTCTGCGGGGGAGGTGCCGAAAAGCTCCGCGCGGATCTCGTCGCTGGATACCACGGCTTCCGCGTCGATCTGCCGGCGCGCGATCAGTGCCCGAACGAAGCTGGTCTTGCCCGAGGCTGGTGGGCCGACGAGGACGACGAGTCCTGCCGGCACCTGGATGGCCGGTGCGAGGGCATTGAGGTAGAGGTCGCCCGCGCAGTCGAGGGCTTCTTTTGGGGAGCCTGTGGGCAGTCCGCTGGGCAGGGTGTTGTCCCGGTAGCTGTGGTTGCTGGCCAGGTAGAGGGCGAAGCCCCAGGTGTGCAGCACGCCGGTGAAGCGCAGGCGGCACAGCGGGACGCTCTTCGCGCTGGGCAATTCGGCTGCGACGTAGGCGAATCCGGCGCGGAAGCGGACTGCGATGGCGTCCACGTACGGCCAGCGCTCGTGGGCGTGGCGGTTCAGGCGCTGGCGCAGATGGTGCTGCATCGATTCCGGGGGGTTCTTCGGCACGTGCCCATCCTGCCGGGTGCGACGGGCCGCCCGCCACGGTCATTGGCCGTGCGTGGTGAGCGAGGGGCGGGGACGGCGGTTGCGGTGTCGATCGACCGGCGAGTCCGCGAGCGGCTGTTGAGGACGGTGGCGTCGGTGAAAGTCAGATGACGAGGACGGTGGCGTTGGCGAAGTCGGAGGTGCGGGTGGTGTTGCGGGCCTGGATCGTGCTCGCGGCGGCGGACGGGCTCGCCAACGGCGCGATTGCCCGGGAACTGGAGATCAGCGTGAATATCGTGCGCAAGTGGGGCGGGCGGTTCGCCGCCCTGGGCCCGGACGGCCTGCGGGATGCCGAACGGTCGGGGCGGCCGAAGTCCTACGGATACGGACCCGACGTGCGCGTGGCGATCGAGGCCTCGATCAGCGCGCCGCCGCATCCGGGGGTGACCTGGTCACACCGGGCCATCGCCCAGCGGGTGGCAGGCACATGCTTCGCGCCACTCTCCGCCTCTCAGGTCGGCCGGATCCTGGCCGGTCTGGATCTGAAGCCGCACAAGGTCCGTGGCTGGCTCACTCGCAGGGACACCCCGATTTCTGGCAGCGAGCTGCTGGGGTGTGCGCTCTCTGTCCCGGTCCGCCCGAGGGGCGGCGTTGCTCTCGATCGACGAGAAGACCGCGATCGCCGCCCGTTTACGTCGCCTTACGTCGCCGTCCCGGCCGTCCAGCGCGCCGAGGTGAACCCGACCGGCAGGAGTTGCAGTACCGGCGCCACGGCACGGCCTCCCTCGTCGCCGCGTGCGACGTCCGCACCGGCGAGGTACTCACGGAGACGATCGTCGGCAACGACGCGGCGACCTGCACCGACTTCCTGGACCGACTCGACCGGGCGATCGCCCTCGGCGGGGAGATCCGTGTCGTGCTCGGCGACGGTTCCTCGCACACCGCCAGGCACACCAGGACATGCCTGGTGACGCATCCAACGAGACCGCCGACCCTTACCGATGGACCCACCGAAGGCACACCGCTCAAGGCCGCCTGGTCCACACCCTCCACGAACTTCCGCGGAGCAGCCCCAGGACGGCGGTGCGACGCACGACGCGCGACACCGAAGTGCTGCTGTCCCGCCGGGTCGCCGGGTCGCCGGGTCGCCGGGTCGCCGGGAACCCGGGACGCCGGGGCACTGCGGTGCGGGGCGAGGTGGCTGAAATCGGCTCAAAGTATGGAGGGAGGCTTCGGTTGTCAGTGCAGGAGGGTTTACTGACGGCATGACGAGCGCACATCAGCTCCGCCTCATCGACGGGATGCGCACCCGGGAGTTTCCAGTGGAGCGCATCCGGTCGGGCACGGGAGTCAGCGGGCCCGGCTACCACACCGCCTTCCTGCACGTGGACGACGATGGCTGGGACGAGGACGCGGCGGCGCGGCTGGAGCACCGGGCGCAGTGTCTCGCGGAGCACGATGCGCTGGTCACCTTGCTCGGTGCGCGCTGGGGGGAGCCGCAGACGATCAGTCTGTGGAGCGCGCAGGAGCGCATGATGTCCGGCGAGGTGATACCCGACCCCTGGGCCGAGACGGTTGCGGGTTGTGAATTCTTCCGGCTCTGGCACATCGAGGAACGCTGGATCGCCCTGGGTCTCTGCCTGGAGGATGACGGGCCCGGGTGCGAGCTGACCGTCGTGGTGACGGAGATAGACCCGCCGTGAGGCGCGTGGATCGCTTCAGGCGTGTGAGCGGAGGGCAGCGTCGTCCCTGCTGACCGAGGGGCACCGGGACAACTGTTTCGGCGGCCGGGCCGGTTCGGGGCGGCCGCCGGGCGCCGTACCGGTAGCAGCGCCTCGGCAGTCAGGCCCCGGCGGTGTCGGTGAGGTGGCCCGTGGCGACGGCCGTGCGGAGCCGTCCGTACTCCTCGGCCATCGTCTGAGCGGTCCAGTGGGCGTTGAG
Protein-coding regions in this window:
- a CDS encoding ATP-binding protein; this translates as MPKNPPESMQHHLRQRLNRHAHERWPYVDAIAVRFRAGFAYVAAELPSAKSVPLCRLRFTGVLHTWGFALYLASNHSYRDNTLPSGLPTGSPKEALDCAGDLYLNALAPAIQVPAGLVVLVGPPASGKTSFVRALIARRQIDAEAVVSSDEIRAELFGTSPAEAESDEADARIFDERDRRIVARLATGRSAVAESTNVTPQARARLIAIARRFNAPVTMLRFNPAVTDLVQQYTERRRTDLTAEDVRAYATIMIRDAGAEQLRSEGATTVHDVPGRRQATTPAEAAAQFSFA
- a CDS encoding IS5 family transposase (programmed frameshift) codes for the protein MGRGDLTNAEWDRLESFLPPGGTRGGRWSDHRRVINGVLYRVRTGVQWRDLPERFGPWETVYKRHRRWSADGTWQMLLSRIQVAEDAEGGIDWDVSVDSTAVRAHQHAAGARKAPPRRPSKGGQVGDEPGRSGTAETDHPPGGGGQVGECLGRSRGGFTTKIHLVAEGRCRPLAFVLTPGHYGDGPQLERVLEQVLVPRAGVGRPRTRPDHVLADKAYTSRKNRRYLRRRGIRHTIPERLDQQRHRKNRGSRGGRPTGFDSELYKKRNTVERTINRLKGFRAVATRYEKRAYIYLGTVTLAALMIWLRT
- a CDS encoding IS701 family transposase; its protein translation is MSDSPTGLWEEGLAELLLRIGGRFSRVESRRRMRDYVRGLLGPVGRKNGWQLAEYAGHATPDGLQHLLSRSRWEADEVRDDLHTYVAEYLGADNGVLIIDDTGFVKKGTTSAGVQRQYSGTAGRTENCQIGVFAAYATFRGHTLVDRELYLPKSWTEDRERCRAARVPDDRVFATKGELARAIILRALASPLPVGWVTADSAYGQDSHFRRFLEDHQLSYVVAVPKSQQVHGPRIDHLIGHAPPEAWQRLSAGSGAKGERFYDWAAARLPAVWEFDGDEPTRQRWMLARRSIAKPDELAYYLASAPLEATVADLVRVAGCRWKVEECFQSAKNECGLDQYEVRRYVGWYRHITLAMLAHAFLAVLAGQEREKGAPSGTHPTSWTSHRPKFDVCWQLNPAAVLRTATTR